CGCGCAGGTGCAGCCTTGCAGGATATTGAATTCATGCAGTTCCACCCCACGAGCCTTTATGCGCCGAGCCTCAAGAAGCCGTTCCTGATTTCGGAAGCGGTGCGCGGCTTTGGCGGAATCTTGAAGAACGACAAGGGCGAAGAATTCATGAACCAGGTGCACCCGCTGCACTCCCTTGCACCGCGCGACATTGTGGCACGCGCCATTCACAGCGAAATGCAGCGACTGGGCAAGCCGAACATGTTTATCGACTTGAGCGGTCGCACGCCGAAAGACATCAAGAGCCACTTCCCGAACATTTACGCGAAGTGCCTCGAGGCTGGCATCGACATTACCAAGCAGTGGATTCCGGTGGTGCCGGCCGCACATTACATGTGCGGAGGCGTACTGGTCGACACTTGGTCCAGGACCGAAATCAAAGGCCTGTACGCCTGCGGCGAAGTCGCCGCCACCGGCGTTCATGGCGCTAACCGCCTCGCTTCTAACTCCCTCTTGGAAAGCGTGGTATTCGCGGTGCGTGCCGTTGACAACATTTGCGAAAGCGGCCTCCTTAAAGAAAAGATTGTTCCGAGCAAGGCTAAGCCGCAAAAGGTTTCCTTCGGCAAGGCTGCTTACTGGCGCAAGCGCAAGAAGATTCTGCAAGACATGATGTGGACGCATTGCGGCATCGTGCGTACCGTGGCGGGCCTGAATCAGGGCCTCAAGGTTATCGAAGAACTAGAAAAGGACGTTGATGCAGCGATCAAGAACAAGGAAACCGAAAATCTGCATTACCTTGAATTCTTGAATGCACTTCAGGTTTCCAAGATGATTCTGATTGCAGCTCTCCACCGCAAGGAATCCCGCGGATTGCATTACATTCTGGACTACCCGAATCTGGACCCCAAGACGAAGCATCATACAATTTACTTAAAGGGGTCTGAGCGATGAGGTTCTGAGGTATGAGCTCAAAGGGCGAAAGCCCGAGCTCAAAGCGAAGCGACCTCAAACCAAAACATTTGATTTATGAGCGAAGCGAAGAATACAAGACCTTCAAAGATTGGTGGATATACTCCTACGCAGGAATTAGGTTCCGGCGCGATGGGTCAGCTGTGGCTCTGTCACGACAAGTCGCTAGACCGAATGGTCGTGGTCAAGCAGATGCAGCAGGACATCGAAGATAGCGATGTAAACGTCCGCCGCTTTATGCAAGAGGGTAACATTCTCGCACACCTGAACCATCCGGCTATTACCAAGCCCTACGCCTTGTGGAAAGAAAAAGACGGCAAGCTTTCGCTCTCCATGGAATTTGTGCACGGGCTTACGCTCCGCCAGATTTTAGACAAAGTGCCGCAGCCGCCTCTCTGGGTGGTGCTGAACATTTTGCATGAAATTCTTTGCGCCTTGGGCGAAGCCCACCGCAAGGGAATCGTGCATCGCGACCTGAAACCCGCAAACATCATGGTCGACAACGACGGTCGCGTGCACCTGCTGGACTTTGGCATCGCCCACACCGAAAATCCGCTCAAGTTCAACAAGGGCGAAGACGCCGAACGCCTCACGCAAACGGGCGCCATCCTCGGTACTGTCACTTACATGAGCCCCGAGCAAACCGTCGGTGAAGAAGCGACTCCTGCTTCGGACTTGTTCGCGATCGGCATCATCGCCAGCGAAATGCTCCTGGGCCAGAATCTGTTCCGCGGCACAAGTTTTAGCGACACACTCACGCGCATCCAAAAGCTGCGTGTTACCGAGAAAGCCTTTAGCAAGGAACTCCCCCGCCGCTTAAGAAAGCTGATCGAACGAATGCTCCAGAAGGATCCGCGCAAGCGCCCGCTCACTGCCTTCGATGCCGCCGAGCAAGTTTCGCAAGTCATGCGAAACTTCCCCCGCGACATGGTCCCTTACATGGCCATGTGGATTTACGCTATTAAGGATTCTATCAAGCAAAAGACAGAATCTATTGACGAAACGCTTTTTACTGAACCCCCGGTCTACCCCACTCACACAAAGTTCCTGATGTTCAAGGGATTCTGCATGGGTGCATTGGCCGGTTCCTTAATTTGTTTTTTGATTACACGATTTATCTAAAACCTATTTAAAACAAATTTTCTATGAACGCCATCGATATCGTCTGCCTCATCATCATCCTGTTCTTAATGTTACTGGGACTGTGGCACGGCTTTTTCCGAGGAATTTTCCGCTTAATCGCCTGGGCTTCAGGCATTCTGGGCGCTTACTTTGCGTGCGGCTTGCTGGCCGACTTTATTTCGAACACGTTGCAGGCTAGCGCATTTTCGACAAAGCTCGTTTGCATGTGCATCGGCTTCTTGGTCCCGTTCTTGCTTTTCTTGTTTATCGGGCACTTTTTGCAGCACATTACCGAAGGTACGACCGTAGGCAAAGCCGACCGCATTCTCGGCGGAATTTTCGGAGTCATCAAGGCGTTGCTCATTTGCTTTGTGCTGCTCACGATTTTGCACCTGTTCCCGTTCGGCGGAATCATCCCCGAAACCCGCAACAGCGCCTTCTCCTACGAAGCCTACAAGGCGACCATCGAGATGATGGGTTATTCTTCGGAGCCGGTGGATCTTTTGGAAGTCGCCGAGAAGAAGGCTAGCGAGGTCGTGAAGAACGCAACGGACAAGGCTGCAGAAAAAGCCGCGGAAGCCGCTAAAGATGCCGCTGACAAGGCAGTTGAAAAGGCAACCGAAGCGGCTAAGGAAACAGTGAAAGGCGCTGTAAGCAACGCTGTGGATTCGCTCAAGAAATAGCGTACTTCCGCGCGTCCTTGATGACGTCTTCTTCACCGTCGACGTGATGATTGCGCATCACGAACTTGCCATTACAGATAACTGAATGAATGGCGCTGGAATCCCCTGCGTACACCCAGTTGCTGACCAAGTTATAGTTCGGCACCAGGCGCTCATTCTTGAGGTCAATCAGCAAGGCGTCCGCCAAGAAGTCTTCGGCGATCAGCCCCGCCGGAATTCCATAAGCGAGAGCCGTATTCCAAGTCGCCATTTCAAGCGCCTCAATCGCCGGTAGCGATTCCGCCTTGCCAGTCTTCGGCTCCACCTTCGCCAGCAGCGAAATCAGCTTCATTTCTTCGTGCATGTCGAGGTTGTTATTCGACGAGGCACCGTCGGTACCAAGCCCCACGAGCACGCCGCTATCCAGCAGCGCATTCACCTTCGGGATGCCGCTACTGAGCTTTAAGTTCGAGCACGGATTCAGAATCGCCGCCGATTCCGATTCGGCCATCAGCGACATTTCATATTCGTTCAGATGAACGCAGTGCGCGCCGACAAAGTTTTCGCCGAGAATCCCCCACTTATCGAGGAGTTCTACGGGAGTGCATCCATACTGCTTTTTGCAATCCTTGACTTCCTTAAGCGTTTCAGACAAATGAGTGTGCAGAATGTAGTTTTCTTCGCGCGCCACTTTCGCGCAGCGCTTGAAGATTTTTTCACCGACGGTGTAAATGCTGTGCGGCATCACCGCAAGCTTGACGCGGTCCGATTCCAGGCGGTGATCCCGCAGGAACTTGAAGTTTTCTTCGATATGTTCGGGAGTATCGAGGTTCTCGGCAATCGTCACGCCGATCGCCGCGCGGATTCCCATTTCTTTGACGACCTTCATGGTGACTTCGCGACGCCAGTACATGTCCGAAAAAAATACCGTTCCGGACTTGATCATTTCAAGCACGGCAAGGCGCGTTCCGATTTCGATATCTTTGGCGGTAAGCTTCGCCTCGAACGGCCAAATGTATTCCGTGAGCCACTTTTGCAGCGGCATGTCGTCGGCATAGCCACGCAACAGCGTCATGGCGGCATGCGTATGACCATTGTAGAACGGCGGAATAATCGCCAATCCGTCGCAATTTAACACTTCGGCATTTTCGTAATCGCGCTTGGAAAGTTCGCGGCCGACCTTCGCAAATTTCTTCCCGGAGATTAACAAATCTTGTTTCTTGCCCTGAAATAGTACAGATTGGAGTATCGTTTTTGCCATAAATGCTCGCTTTTCGCCTCGTTTTTCCTAAAAATATAAATTATAAAAAGCTATTTGAGCATTTTTTGTATATAATTATGGTATGAGCAACTACGAGTTGGAAACATTGCCCATCTCCAGGGCAGAATTTCAGCGACTAGAAATTTTCAAGAACGTCGCTTTCGAAAGCTTGGCGGGTTACCTGCTAGGCTGTAAAACGATTTACCCCGCACCGGGCACTTTACTCATTGACCCGGAGCAACCGCAGAGGCGGCTCCTGGTGCTTTTGGAAGGCCTCATGGAAGTGCAGGTGGAATCGCAAGGCGGCATTTTCAAGAACGATATTCAGGCCGGACACTGTGCCGGCGAAATGTCCATTTTCGAAAACGTGAAGCCCAGCGCCAAGGTGTATGCCAAGGCGAATTGCAAGATTCTGATTATCGAAGCGGACACGGCGCTCGCCATGCTGAACGCTTCGCACGACCTTTGCTTGAATTTTTTGCAGATTCTAAGCAACCGCATTCGCAACAGCAACAAGATGGTTTGCGAAGAAGAATACCACATTCGCTGCATCGAAGAAAACGCGAAGGTGGACGCCCTGACGGGCCTCCATAACCGCCGCTGGCTCGAAGAAATGTACACCCGCGAACTCAAGCGTAGTAACGCGGGTAACTTGCACCTTTCGGCGTTCATGGTGGACATCGACCACTTCAAACGAATCAACGACACTTACGGGCATCTCGTGGGCGACCAGGTGCTGATTGCAGTCGCCAAGGCGATTCTTGAATGCTTGCGCCCCACCGACATGCCCGTGCGTTACGGCGGCGAGGAATTCACCATATTCCTGCCGGGAACGAGCGTCGAGAACGCAAAGATTGTCGGCGAAAGGCTGCGTGCCGCCATCGAGGCGTTGCCGATTCCGCTGCCCAACGGCGAGAAGCTTTCGGTGACGGTGAGTGTCGGCTTTACCGAGCGTAAAAACGAAGACACCGTCGAGGCGATTATTAAACGCGCCGACGATGCTCTTTACTTCGCCAAGGAATCAGGACGCAACCGAGTGTGCTTGAATCTTGGCGATGACACGATGTTTTTGTTTTAAAAACAGCTCATAGCTCACTGCTCTAAAGACGCTTCAGGACCGCTGCAGCGTGGTGAATGAAGCCTTCTTCAGTAGCGACGGCGGCGATCGCCTTCGCATTCTTCTTGATAGCTTTTTCGCTGTAGCGGATGATGCTCATGCGCTTTAAGAAGTCGTACACACCGAGCGGGCTAAAAAAACGGCCCGTGCCGTTAGTAGGCAGCACATGGTTGGGGCCTGCAAAGTAGTCGCCCACCGGTTCGCTGGACCACGGACCGATAAACACGGCGCCAGCGTTTTCAATCTGGGCGGCCATGGATTCAGCTTCGGCGGTCATGACTTCCAAATGTTCCGGAGCGATGCGGTTCGCGATTTCTACACCGTCGAACCAATCCTTCACCACCAAGATGCGGCCGAAGTTGCCGAGCACCTTTTCGAGGAGTTCACGCTTCGGAGAATTTTCCACCTGCACGTCAACGCAAGCAGAAATCATCTGGGCGGTTTCCATGTTGTCGGTAATGCAAATAGCGGCTTCAAAGCCAGAACCGTGTTCGGCCTGGCTCAAAAGGTCTGCAGCGACAAAGTCCGGATCGCAAGTGTTGTCGGCCATCACGAGCACTTCGGAGGGACCAGCGACCATGTCGATATCCACGATACCGAAGACTTCCTTCTTGGCGATAGCGGCAAAAACGTTACCCGGGCCGACGATCTTGTCGACGCGTTCCACAACCGTCTTGCCCTTGGCATCCTTCGCGCCGTAAGCGAGCAAGCCGATGGCCTGAGCACCACCAATGTGGTAGACTTCAGTAATGCCGAGTTCCTGCAGCACGAATGCCACGGCGCGGTTGATTTCGCCCTTGATTGGCGTCACCACCACGATGTCCTGCACGCCCGCGACAAGCGCCGGCACTGCATTCATAATCACCGTACTCGGATAAATGCCTGCACCACCCGGCACGTAGAGACCAACGCGCTTCATCGGGCGAATGCGCTGACCGAGTACCACTCCGTCAGCCCCTTCCATCAACCAGGATTCTTCCATCTGATTCTTGTGGAAGTCACGCACGTTCTTGATGGCCTGCTTGAGGGCCTTCTGGAGTTCCTTGGGGCACTTGGCGGCAGACTTTGCAATGGCAGACGCCGGCACGCGAATGTTCTTGCCCTTAAGGCCATCGAACTTCTGGGCGTATTCAGTTGCCTTGGCGATGCCGCCCTTCTTGATGTCGGCAAGGATGTTCATCACCTTGTCGTGAATTTCTTTAGACGGGGCGACTTCGCGCCCGCAGATGCGTTCAATTTCAGCAGATTTCGGATTTACTTTTGTAATAATCATAGTAGACAGTAGGAAGTAGGAAGTAGACAGTGGTTTGTGATTAGAGACCTGCGGCGCGTTTCACTTGGCGTTTCGTTAATTTCTTTTGCTTCGCCGGAGCAGGTTCCTCTTTGGGCTTGGCCGGTTCAACAGGCTTCACGTCCAGATGCTTGTAAGCACCTTCGATGACCTTGTTGTCCACCAGAATCTTGTAGGTGAGGCCATCCACAAAAGCCATCCAAGATGCTTCGATGATGTTGCTCGAAACACCGACCACGTTCCAGTAGCCCTTTTCGTCGCCGAAGGTCGTCCACACGCGAACCGTCGCGTCAGAAGCAACCTTGCTTCCGAGCACGCGCACCTTATAGTCGTCGAGCTTGACCTTCGCCATGTTCGGGAAGAACGGGAGCAGCGCCTTACGGAGAGCCGCATCCAAAGCGTTCACCGGGCCGTCACCTTCGCTCACCTGATGGCTAATCTTGTCGCCAATCTGGAGCTTGACTGTCGCCTGCGACACCGAAACGCCCTGCGGCGTCTTGTCTTCGATGACGCGGTAGTTCAGCACCTTGAACGGTTCCTTGACCATTCCCAAGTGGCGGTACACGAGCATCTTGAAGCTTGCTTCGGCGCTGTCGAAATGCCAGCCGGCGTTTTCGCGTTCCTTGATGAGCGAAAGCAGACTTGCCACCACCGGGTCCTTCTTGTCGATGCCCGGCTTAATGGCCTTAAGTTTTTCCACAACGAGAGAGCCGCCGGCCTGGTCACTGGTGACGAACACGCGGTCGTTACCGACGGCGTGCGGGTCGATGTGTTCAAAGCTGCGGGACACCTTCATCACACCGTCGATGTGAGCGCCGCCCTTATGGGCAAAGGCTGCATCGCCAACGTACGGGGCGTGAGCATCGCTCGGCAAGTTCACAATCTGGTCCACGTTGCTGCTCAACTGACGAAGGCGAGCAATCTTTTTAGCAGCGAAGAACTTCGCACCCATTTTGAAGTGGAGGTCGGCAGCGATGGTCGTGAGGTTTGCGTTACCGCAACGTTCACCGTAACCGTTCACCACGCCCTGCACCATAGTCGCACCGCTCTTCACGGCATAAATGCTGTTGCACACGCCAAGGCCGGCATCGTTATGCACATGAATACCGATAGGTGTAGAAACATGCTTCTTCACGTCCTTCACGATTTCTTCGAGTTCCCACGGCATGGTTCCGCCGTTGGTGTCGCAAAGCACGATAAAGTCGGCATGGCCGAGTTCTGCAGCCTTGAGTGTTTCCAAGGCGTACTGCGGATTGGCCTTGTAGCCGTCAAAGAAATGTTCCGCATCGTAAATCACCTCTTCGGAATGTTCCTTGAGGTACGCCACCGAAGACTCGATCATGTCGAGGTTTTCTTCGAGGGTCGTGCGAATCACGTCGGTCACGTGCAAGTCCCAGCTCTTGCCGAAAATCGTCTTGACCGGAGCGCCAGACTTAACGAGAGCCTGCAGCAGCGGGTCCTTTTCGGGGAGCACCTTGGGGCGACGCGTCGAACCGAAGGCAGCAATCTTCGCATGCTTCAGCTTGACTTCCTTAATCTTCTGGAAGAATTCTTCGTCGGTGGGGTTGCTGGGGTTCGGCCAGCCGCCTTCGATGTAGTCAAAGCCGAAATGGTCCAGAATACGTGCAATCT
The nucleotide sequence above comes from Fibrobacter sp. UWT2. Encoded proteins:
- the nadB gene encoding L-aspartate oxidase, with protein sequence MYDILVLGAGISGLSAALHAAEKGLSVVILTKGAKPDGSSNYAQGGIATVTEKTDKFKFHIDDTLEAGAGLCKKEPVNILTKSGPATIQQLVKWGVQFTPSPVDKTQFDLHLEGGHSHHRILHAADLTGKEIMRALLCELHKHKNIHYIENCYIKDLICKGEGKAKRCVGAKIIHQKTGIVEDLYAKASILSTGGAGRIWQYTVCPHDSCGDGMAIAARAGAALQDIEFMQFHPTSLYAPSLKKPFLISEAVRGFGGILKNDKGEEFMNQVHPLHSLAPRDIVARAIHSEMQRLGKPNMFIDLSGRTPKDIKSHFPNIYAKCLEAGIDITKQWIPVVPAAHYMCGGVLVDTWSRTEIKGLYACGEVAATGVHGANRLASNSLLESVVFAVRAVDNICESGLLKEKIVPSKAKPQKVSFGKAAYWRKRKKILQDMMWTHCGIVRTVAGLNQGLKVIEELEKDVDAAIKNKETENLHYLEFLNALQVSKMILIAALHRKESRGLHYILDYPNLDPKTKHHTIYLKGSER
- a CDS encoding serine/threonine-protein kinase — encoded protein: MSEAKNTRPSKIGGYTPTQELGSGAMGQLWLCHDKSLDRMVVVKQMQQDIEDSDVNVRRFMQEGNILAHLNHPAITKPYALWKEKDGKLSLSMEFVHGLTLRQILDKVPQPPLWVVLNILHEILCALGEAHRKGIVHRDLKPANIMVDNDGRVHLLDFGIAHTENPLKFNKGEDAERLTQTGAILGTVTYMSPEQTVGEEATPASDLFAIGIIASEMLLGQNLFRGTSFSDTLTRIQKLRVTEKAFSKELPRRLRKLIERMLQKDPRKRPLTAFDAAEQVSQVMRNFPRDMVPYMAMWIYAIKDSIKQKTESIDETLFTEPPVYPTHTKFLMFKGFCMGALAGSLICFLITRFI
- a CDS encoding CvpA family protein, with the protein product MNAIDIVCLIIILFLMLLGLWHGFFRGIFRLIAWASGILGAYFACGLLADFISNTLQASAFSTKLVCMCIGFLVPFLLFLFIGHFLQHITEGTTVGKADRILGGIFGVIKALLICFVLLTILHLFPFGGIIPETRNSAFSYEAYKATIEMMGYSSEPVDLLEVAEKKASEVVKNATDKAAEKAAEAAKDAADKAVEKATEAAKETVKGAVSNAVDSLKK
- a CDS encoding amidohydrolase; amino-acid sequence: MAKTILQSVLFQGKKQDLLISGKKFAKVGRELSKRDYENAEVLNCDGLAIIPPFYNGHTHAAMTLLRGYADDMPLQKWLTEYIWPFEAKLTAKDIEIGTRLAVLEMIKSGTVFFSDMYWRREVTMKVVKEMGIRAAIGVTIAENLDTPEHIEENFKFLRDHRLESDRVKLAVMPHSIYTVGEKIFKRCAKVAREENYILHTHLSETLKEVKDCKKQYGCTPVELLDKWGILGENFVGAHCVHLNEYEMSLMAESESAAILNPCSNLKLSSGIPKVNALLDSGVLVGLGTDGASSNNNLDMHEEMKLISLLAKVEPKTGKAESLPAIEALEMATWNTALAYGIPAGLIAEDFLADALLIDLKNERLVPNYNLVSNWVYAGDSSAIHSVICNGKFVMRNHHVDGEEDVIKDARKYAIS
- a CDS encoding GGDEF domain-containing protein — encoded protein: MSNYELETLPISRAEFQRLEIFKNVAFESLAGYLLGCKTIYPAPGTLLIDPEQPQRRLLVLLEGLMEVQVESQGGIFKNDIQAGHCAGEMSIFENVKPSAKVYAKANCKILIIEADTALAMLNASHDLCLNFLQILSNRIRNSNKMVCEEEYHIRCIEENAKVDALTGLHNRRWLEEMYTRELKRSNAGNLHLSAFMVDIDHFKRINDTYGHLVGDQVLIAVAKAILECLRPTDMPVRYGGEEFTIFLPGTSVENAKIVGERLRAAIEALPIPLPNGEKLSVTVSVGFTERKNEDTVEAIIKRADDALYFAKESGRNRVCLNLGDDTMFLF
- the hisD gene encoding histidinol dehydrogenase; amino-acid sequence: MIITKVNPKSAEIERICGREVAPSKEIHDKVMNILADIKKGGIAKATEYAQKFDGLKGKNIRVPASAIAKSAAKCPKELQKALKQAIKNVRDFHKNQMEESWLMEGADGVVLGQRIRPMKRVGLYVPGGAGIYPSTVIMNAVPALVAGVQDIVVVTPIKGEINRAVAFVLQELGITEVYHIGGAQAIGLLAYGAKDAKGKTVVERVDKIVGPGNVFAAIAKKEVFGIVDIDMVAGPSEVLVMADNTCDPDFVAADLLSQAEHGSGFEAAICITDNMETAQMISACVDVQVENSPKRELLEKVLGNFGRILVVKDWFDGVEIANRIAPEHLEVMTAEAESMAAQIENAGAVFIGPWSSEPVGDYFAGPNHVLPTNGTGRFFSPLGVYDFLKRMSIIRYSEKAIKKNAKAIAAVATEEGFIHHAAAVLKRL
- the cimA gene encoding citramalate synthase translates to MKVFLYDTTLRDGNQDRKISLSLADKLQIARILDHFGFDYIEGGWPNPSNPTDEEFFQKIKEVKLKHAKIAAFGSTRRPKVLPEKDPLLQALVKSGAPVKTIFGKSWDLHVTDVIRTTLEENLDMIESSVAYLKEHSEEVIYDAEHFFDGYKANPQYALETLKAAELGHADFIVLCDTNGGTMPWELEEIVKDVKKHVSTPIGIHVHNDAGLGVCNSIYAVKSGATMVQGVVNGYGERCGNANLTTIAADLHFKMGAKFFAAKKIARLRQLSSNVDQIVNLPSDAHAPYVGDAAFAHKGGAHIDGVMKVSRSFEHIDPHAVGNDRVFVTSDQAGGSLVVEKLKAIKPGIDKKDPVVASLLSLIKERENAGWHFDSAEASFKMLVYRHLGMVKEPFKVLNYRVIEDKTPQGVSVSQATVKLQIGDKISHQVSEGDGPVNALDAALRKALLPFFPNMAKVKLDDYKVRVLGSKVASDATVRVWTTFGDEKGYWNVVGVSSNIIEASWMAFVDGLTYKILVDNKVIEGAYKHLDVKPVEPAKPKEEPAPAKQKKLTKRQVKRAAGL